The proteins below come from a single Acanthopagrus latus isolate v.2019 chromosome 4, fAcaLat1.1, whole genome shotgun sequence genomic window:
- the LOC119017741 gene encoding semaphorin-7A-like isoform X2, with translation MVLGGEPDTVTAVGQTHLFSVDFQNPLQTLVEKTVLWQKCINNPKDCNYKISVVHETKKTNEVFVCGTDGAGTVCCYMNLSEQSPMCNHSENLNYMKESIFSSAIKEGEQSAFVERQGGADLYITYSGSQECVGIHKFGEHRVRPASHDNEQHYVGLVLSRQKDDPLQDKVYGFYKEKNRDTGLDSEMWIPFVTRVCMADKGGHKNTLQFTWTSQLNARLFCGDPESRKHFSELVDVAAVHAERWQDTRVYALFRNEWSMSAVCVYSMEDIDLIFQTSRFKGDERNRSRKCVEDSTKLPLETLNMIKLTSEMQDWVRPVKNSGPLVFGHHHYTHIYVDSSPNKGSNDYPVLFLSLNNGGIHKVIRNMNKSFVIAQYQPFNHTAQVLSILLHPSAKKLYVNSESELVQLNVANCSEYGDNCGDCVLARDPYCGWKDSHCTSETDGSLQDLAGGNYSICLSASKDQPRPGRADKYSTDSHADRDSGAITVPAHSRYFLKCPVSSYHAQYTWHHPEGSTPCSLREKHCLHLIDSMGPEHVGTYKCVSDEMGYRKELAVYRLQQGNRAVGRSPSPLVWVCVMAVLIKRLFC, from the exons ATGGTTCTGGGAGGAGAGCCAGACACCGTCACAGCTGTGGGACAGACACACCTGTTTTCTGTGGACTTTCAAAATCCTCTGCAG ACCCTTGTGGAAAAAACAGTGCTGTGGCAAAAATGCATCAACAATCCAAAA GATTGCAACTATAAAATCAGCGTGGTCCACGAGACCAAGAAGACGAAcgaggtgtttgtttgtggaacAGATGGCGCAGGAACTGTGTGCTGCTACATG AATTTATCAGAGCAGTCACCTATGTGCAACCACTCTGAAAACTTGAACTACATGAAAGAAAGCATATTTTCTTCTGCCATAAAGGAAGGTGAACAGTCTGCCTTTGTAG agagacagggaggtGCAGACCTCTACATCACTTACTCTGGATCTCAAGAGTGTGTCGGCATCCACAAGTTTGGGGAACACAGAGTTAGACCAGCATCTCATGACAACG aGCAGCACTATGTCGGCTTGGTGCTCAGCAGACAGAAAGACGACCCCCTGCAGGACAAGGTTTACGGCTTTTACAAGGAGAAAAATCGAGACACAGGCTTGGATAGTGAAATGTGGATTCCTTTTGTGACCCGGGTTTGCATG GCAGATAAAGGTGGTCACAAGAATACGCTGCAGTTTACCTGGACATCCCAGCTGAACGCCAGGCTCTTCTGTGGAGACCCTGAAAGCAGAAAGCACTTCTCTGAGCTGGTAGATGTGGCCGCTGTGCACGCCGAGCGCTGGCAGGATACCAGGGTTTATGCACTCTTCAGAAATGAATG gtcaatgagtgctgtgtgtgtctactCAATGGAAGACATTGACCTCATCTTCCAGACATCCCGATTTAAAGGCGATGAAAGGAACAGGTCTAGAAAG TGTGTTGAAGACAGCACGAAGCTTCCTTTAGAAACCCTGAACATGATCAAGCTGACCTCAGAGATGCAGGACTGGGTCCGGCCTGTGAAGAACTCTGGTCCACTTGTATTTGGGCACCACCACTACACCCACATCTACGTCGACAGTTCCCCGAACAAGGGGAGCAATGACTACCCggtcctgtttctgtctctaa ATAATGGGGGGATTCATAAGGTGATCAGGAATATGAATAAATCCTTTGTCATCGCTCAGTATCAGCCTTTCAACCACACAGCCCAAGTCCTCAGCATCCTCCTACACCCTTCTGCT AAGAAGCTGTATGTGAACTCTGAAAGTGAGCTCGTCCAACTGAATGTGGCAAACTGTTCTGAGTATGGGGACAACTGTGGGGACTGTGTCTTAGCCAGAGATCCCTACTGCGGCTGGAAGGACAGCCACTGCACGTCAGAGACAGA TGGCTCACTGCAGGATCTGGCTGGAGGGAACTATTCCATCTGCCTGTCTGCGTCAAAGGACCAGCCTCGTCCTGGAAGAG CGGATAAATATTCCACTGACAGTCATGCAGACAGGGATTCGGGCGCCATCACAGTTCCCGCTCACTCCAGGTATTTCCTGAAGTGCCCGGTGTCGTCTTATCATGCCCAGTATACCTGGCACCACCCTGAGGGCTCCACACCTTGCAGCTTGCGGGAGAAGCACTGCCTCCATCTCATCGACAGCATGGGTCCTGAGCACGTGGGGACGTACAAATGTGTGTCGGATGAAATGGGCTACAGGAAAGAACTTGCAGTCTACCGCCTACAACAGGGGAACAGGGCAGTGGGCCGCTCACCAAGCCCACTGGTGTGGGTTTGTGTAATGGCTGTTCTGATAAAGAGATTGTTCTGTTAG
- the LOC119017741 gene encoding semaphorin-7A-like isoform X3 — protein MILYTVCLIFSWVNILTEANSSHLPRVMFSNTETVRRFPFPVHAPIRMVLGGEPDTVTAVGQTHLFSVDFQNPLQTLVEKTVLWQKCINNPKDCNYKISVVHETKKTNEVFVCGTDGAGTVCCYMNLSEQSPMCNHSENLNYMKESIFSSAIKEGEQSAFVERQGGADLYITYSGSQECVGIHKFGEHRVRPASHDNEQHYVGLVLSRQKDDPLQDKVYGFYKEKNRDTGLDSEMWIPFVTRVCMADKGGHKNTLQFTWTSQLNARLFCGDPESRKHFSELVDVAAVHAERWQDTRVYALFRNEWSMSAVCVYSMEDIDLIFQTSRFKGDERNRSRKCVEDSTKLPLETLNMIKLTSEMQDWVRPVKNSGPLVFGHHHYTHIYVDSSPNKGSNDYPVLFLSLNNGGIHKVIRNMNKSFVIAQYQPFNHTAQVLSILLHPSAKKLYVNSESELVQLNVANCSEYGDNCGDCVLARDPYCGWKDSHCTSETDGSLQDLAGGNYSICLSASKDQPRPGRVVFLRFTMRCTSALSLESW, from the exons ATGATTCTCTATACAGtatgtttgatattttcatgGGTCAATATTTTGACAGAGGCGAACTCATCGCATTTGCCGCGGGTGATGTTCTCAAACACAG AGACAGTGAGAAGGTTCCCGTTTCCTGTCCATGCACCCATCCGGATGGTTCTGGGAGGAGAGCCAGACACCGTCACAGCTGTGGGACAGACACACCTGTTTTCTGTGGACTTTCAAAATCCTCTGCAG ACCCTTGTGGAAAAAACAGTGCTGTGGCAAAAATGCATCAACAATCCAAAA GATTGCAACTATAAAATCAGCGTGGTCCACGAGACCAAGAAGACGAAcgaggtgtttgtttgtggaacAGATGGCGCAGGAACTGTGTGCTGCTACATG AATTTATCAGAGCAGTCACCTATGTGCAACCACTCTGAAAACTTGAACTACATGAAAGAAAGCATATTTTCTTCTGCCATAAAGGAAGGTGAACAGTCTGCCTTTGTAG agagacagggaggtGCAGACCTCTACATCACTTACTCTGGATCTCAAGAGTGTGTCGGCATCCACAAGTTTGGGGAACACAGAGTTAGACCAGCATCTCATGACAACG aGCAGCACTATGTCGGCTTGGTGCTCAGCAGACAGAAAGACGACCCCCTGCAGGACAAGGTTTACGGCTTTTACAAGGAGAAAAATCGAGACACAGGCTTGGATAGTGAAATGTGGATTCCTTTTGTGACCCGGGTTTGCATG GCAGATAAAGGTGGTCACAAGAATACGCTGCAGTTTACCTGGACATCCCAGCTGAACGCCAGGCTCTTCTGTGGAGACCCTGAAAGCAGAAAGCACTTCTCTGAGCTGGTAGATGTGGCCGCTGTGCACGCCGAGCGCTGGCAGGATACCAGGGTTTATGCACTCTTCAGAAATGAATG gtcaatgagtgctgtgtgtgtctactCAATGGAAGACATTGACCTCATCTTCCAGACATCCCGATTTAAAGGCGATGAAAGGAACAGGTCTAGAAAG TGTGTTGAAGACAGCACGAAGCTTCCTTTAGAAACCCTGAACATGATCAAGCTGACCTCAGAGATGCAGGACTGGGTCCGGCCTGTGAAGAACTCTGGTCCACTTGTATTTGGGCACCACCACTACACCCACATCTACGTCGACAGTTCCCCGAACAAGGGGAGCAATGACTACCCggtcctgtttctgtctctaa ATAATGGGGGGATTCATAAGGTGATCAGGAATATGAATAAATCCTTTGTCATCGCTCAGTATCAGCCTTTCAACCACACAGCCCAAGTCCTCAGCATCCTCCTACACCCTTCTGCT AAGAAGCTGTATGTGAACTCTGAAAGTGAGCTCGTCCAACTGAATGTGGCAAACTGTTCTGAGTATGGGGACAACTGTGGGGACTGTGTCTTAGCCAGAGATCCCTACTGCGGCTGGAAGGACAGCCACTGCACGTCAGAGACAGA TGGCTCACTGCAGGATCTGGCTGGAGGGAACTATTCCATCTGCCTGTCTGCGTCAAAGGACCAGCCTCGTCCTGGAAGAG TTGTGTTCCTAAGGTTCACGATGAGATGCACCAGCGCTCTTAGCTTGGAGTCCTGGTGA
- the LOC119017741 gene encoding semaphorin-7A-like isoform X1 yields the protein MILYTVCLIFSWVNILTEANSSHLPRVMFSNTETVRRFPFPVHAPIRMVLGGEPDTVTAVGQTHLFSVDFQNPLQTLVEKTVLWQKCINNPKDCNYKISVVHETKKTNEVFVCGTDGAGTVCCYMNLSEQSPMCNHSENLNYMKESIFSSAIKEGEQSAFVERQGGADLYITYSGSQECVGIHKFGEHRVRPASHDNEQHYVGLVLSRQKDDPLQDKVYGFYKEKNRDTGLDSEMWIPFVTRVCMADKGGHKNTLQFTWTSQLNARLFCGDPESRKHFSELVDVAAVHAERWQDTRVYALFRNEWSMSAVCVYSMEDIDLIFQTSRFKGDERNRSRKCVEDSTKLPLETLNMIKLTSEMQDWVRPVKNSGPLVFGHHHYTHIYVDSSPNKGSNDYPVLFLSLNNGGIHKVIRNMNKSFVIAQYQPFNHTAQVLSILLHPSAKKLYVNSESELVQLNVANCSEYGDNCGDCVLARDPYCGWKDSHCTSETDGSLQDLAGGNYSICLSASKDQPRPGRADKYSTDSHADRDSGAITVPAHSRYFLKCPVSSYHAQYTWHHPEGSTPCSLREKHCLHLIDSMGPEHVGTYKCVSDEMGYRKELAVYRLQQGNRAVGRSPSPLVWVCVMAVLIKRLFC from the exons ATGATTCTCTATACAGtatgtttgatattttcatgGGTCAATATTTTGACAGAGGCGAACTCATCGCATTTGCCGCGGGTGATGTTCTCAAACACAG AGACAGTGAGAAGGTTCCCGTTTCCTGTCCATGCACCCATCCGGATGGTTCTGGGAGGAGAGCCAGACACCGTCACAGCTGTGGGACAGACACACCTGTTTTCTGTGGACTTTCAAAATCCTCTGCAG ACCCTTGTGGAAAAAACAGTGCTGTGGCAAAAATGCATCAACAATCCAAAA GATTGCAACTATAAAATCAGCGTGGTCCACGAGACCAAGAAGACGAAcgaggtgtttgtttgtggaacAGATGGCGCAGGAACTGTGTGCTGCTACATG AATTTATCAGAGCAGTCACCTATGTGCAACCACTCTGAAAACTTGAACTACATGAAAGAAAGCATATTTTCTTCTGCCATAAAGGAAGGTGAACAGTCTGCCTTTGTAG agagacagggaggtGCAGACCTCTACATCACTTACTCTGGATCTCAAGAGTGTGTCGGCATCCACAAGTTTGGGGAACACAGAGTTAGACCAGCATCTCATGACAACG aGCAGCACTATGTCGGCTTGGTGCTCAGCAGACAGAAAGACGACCCCCTGCAGGACAAGGTTTACGGCTTTTACAAGGAGAAAAATCGAGACACAGGCTTGGATAGTGAAATGTGGATTCCTTTTGTGACCCGGGTTTGCATG GCAGATAAAGGTGGTCACAAGAATACGCTGCAGTTTACCTGGACATCCCAGCTGAACGCCAGGCTCTTCTGTGGAGACCCTGAAAGCAGAAAGCACTTCTCTGAGCTGGTAGATGTGGCCGCTGTGCACGCCGAGCGCTGGCAGGATACCAGGGTTTATGCACTCTTCAGAAATGAATG gtcaatgagtgctgtgtgtgtctactCAATGGAAGACATTGACCTCATCTTCCAGACATCCCGATTTAAAGGCGATGAAAGGAACAGGTCTAGAAAG TGTGTTGAAGACAGCACGAAGCTTCCTTTAGAAACCCTGAACATGATCAAGCTGACCTCAGAGATGCAGGACTGGGTCCGGCCTGTGAAGAACTCTGGTCCACTTGTATTTGGGCACCACCACTACACCCACATCTACGTCGACAGTTCCCCGAACAAGGGGAGCAATGACTACCCggtcctgtttctgtctctaa ATAATGGGGGGATTCATAAGGTGATCAGGAATATGAATAAATCCTTTGTCATCGCTCAGTATCAGCCTTTCAACCACACAGCCCAAGTCCTCAGCATCCTCCTACACCCTTCTGCT AAGAAGCTGTATGTGAACTCTGAAAGTGAGCTCGTCCAACTGAATGTGGCAAACTGTTCTGAGTATGGGGACAACTGTGGGGACTGTGTCTTAGCCAGAGATCCCTACTGCGGCTGGAAGGACAGCCACTGCACGTCAGAGACAGA TGGCTCACTGCAGGATCTGGCTGGAGGGAACTATTCCATCTGCCTGTCTGCGTCAAAGGACCAGCCTCGTCCTGGAAGAG CGGATAAATATTCCACTGACAGTCATGCAGACAGGGATTCGGGCGCCATCACAGTTCCCGCTCACTCCAGGTATTTCCTGAAGTGCCCGGTGTCGTCTTATCATGCCCAGTATACCTGGCACCACCCTGAGGGCTCCACACCTTGCAGCTTGCGGGAGAAGCACTGCCTCCATCTCATCGACAGCATGGGTCCTGAGCACGTGGGGACGTACAAATGTGTGTCGGATGAAATGGGCTACAGGAAAGAACTTGCAGTCTACCGCCTACAACAGGGGAACAGGGCAGTGGGCCGCTCACCAAGCCCACTGGTGTGGGTTTGTGTAATGGCTGTTCTGATAAAGAGATTGTTCTGTTAG
- the LOC119017743 gene encoding uncharacterized protein LOC119017743, translated as MAPSALDLQRSLDQFAAECKATGMRISTSKSAAMVLSRKQVDCLLQVGNESFPQLKEFKYLGVLFTSEGMMGREIDQRVGAAGAVLHALHHTFVMKRELSGKAKLSIYRSIFVPTLTYGHERWVMTERMRSREQAVEMGFLHRVWVSLRDRVRSSATREGLGVELLLLCVERSQLRWFSHLTRMPPGRLPREMFLARPTGRRPRGRPRTRWRD; from the coding sequence atGGCGCCATCAGCTTTAGATCTACAACGCTCACTGGATCAGTTCGCAGCTGAGTGTAAAGCGACAGGGATGAGGATCAGCACCTCTAAATCTGCGGCCATGGTTCTCAGTAGGAAACAGGTGGATTGCCTACTCCAGGTGGGGAATGAGTCATTTCCCCAGTTGAAGGAGTTTAAGTACCTGGGGGttttgttcacgagtgaggggaTGATGGGGCGTGAGATCGACCAGAGAGTCGGAGCAGCGGGTGCAGTGTTGCATGCGCTTCACCACACGTTTGTGATGAAAAGGGAGCTGAGCGGgaaggcaaagctctcgatCTACCGGTCAATCTTTGtccctaccctcacctatggtcatgagcgatgggtcatgactgaaagaatgagaTCGCGGGAACAAGCGGTAGAAATGGGTTTTCTCCACAGAGTTTGGGTCTCCCTCAGAGACAGGGTGAGAAGCTCAGCCACCCGGGAGGGACTCGGAGTAGaactgctgctcctctgtgtggaaaggagccagttgaggtggttcAGCCATCTGACGAGGATGCCACCAGGGCGCCTTCCTAGGGAGATGTTCCTGGCacgtccaactgggaggagacctagGGGTAGAcccaggaccaggtggagggatTAG